The sequence below is a genomic window from Paenibacillus sp. DCT19.
AATGATCCGCCAGAACGTGCCCCAAGTCGTCGCACCATCCACATATGCGGCCTCCTCCAGCGTTACGGGAATCGATCGGATGTACCCAACGTACACAAATACGTTAAAGGCAAGCCCATAGACCGTATGCAACAAGGTAAGACCAAGTAGGTTAGTCATCTCAAGCGATGACGTCAGTTTAACAATCGGCAACATGATGATGGGAAACGGAATGAACATTGCACTGACGAAGTAATAATATAATCCTTTGAAAAATTTCCGTTTCTCCATATTACGTGATATCGCATAAGCGACCATCGAGTTGCTCAGAAGTGTGAGCACAACCGTTGATGCGGTCACCATGGCGCTGTTGCGGAACGATTGGAAGAAGTTCGTCATTTCAATCGCACTCGCAAAGTTCTCCCAATGGAGCGTCGTCGGAATGGCGAATACCGACTGTGCCATCTGCTCTGGATTTTTCAGAGCAATCGTAACGGTCATATACAATGGGAACAAAATAAACAGTGTGCCTAGCACAACAAGTAACATCACGAGCCAGTTCGTACCTAGACGGCTTCTCATTACAGATCCATCTCCCTTCTTTGCAGGAACCGGATTTGTAGAATGGAAATCACCGCAATAACGATGAAGTAAATAACCGAGTTCGCAGACTGATATGCATATTCGCCGCCTTCGAATCCTCCTGTGTAGATCAGATGGGAGATCGACTGCGTTGCCCGCCCAGGGCCGCCGTTGGTTAAAGCTACGATTTGGTCAAAGACCATGAGCGAGTTCTTCATCGCGAGCACCATATTAATTGTAAAGAATGGCGCAATAAGCGGGAAGGTGATGCTCCAGAACTCACGCCATTTGCCCGCACCGTCAATGTTCGAAGCCTCGTAGAGTGTCGGTGATATCGTTTGCAAACCTGCCAAATACAGTATGGTGTTGAGCGCCACCGACTGCCACACCGCCACAATGACAATCCCGATCCACGCTAAGCTTTCGCTACCCAGAATATTCGTTGATAATGCGTTGATGCCGAGGTTCTGTCCCCAGATCGGAAATACGTTGGAGAAGAGATAGTTAAATATGTAACCCACAATCAATACACTTAGAATATTGGGCAAGAAATAGATGCCGCGGAAAAAGTTACGGAACTTGATCTTGGCATTGAGCCCAAGTGCAATGAGCAGGCTAAGGATATTCGTTAAGATCGTGACTACGATCGCGAATTTGAAGGTAAACCAGTAGGCATTGCCCACATTATCATCTCGAAATAGATTGAAGTAGTTCTTGAATCCGACAAAATCATATTGTTTACCGAATCCATTGTAGTTCGTGAATGAATAATAGATCCCTTGGATCGCCGGCAGCGTCATAAATACGAAGAACAATACGACTGCCGGCACGGTCATCCAGTAATAAGGTGCCATGCGCTTGTTCATATGCCATCCTCCTTCGGACAAGGGTTAACGCCGGTTCGCTACCTTATCCCATTCTTTGTCGAGTGTATCTAAATAGTTGTCGATATTTTGATTTTGCAAAAAGGACTGCACGATAGAATTCAGCTGCACAGCCGCTGGAATATAGTGATCGGCGAAGTCGATGACCTTGCCCTGCTCAATATACGGCATTAACTCCTGCACCGCAGGATCATCCTGCTTGACGCCCTCTACCGCAGAGAACAACGTCTGTTCATCAATGTATCTCCCAATATTGTCAGGCTCCAGCAAAAAGGCAATGAACTCCTCAGCCTGTTCTCGATTCGGAGTATCCGCTGCAATGGTAAACAATGAATCGATACCGTTTACAAGCTTGATCTGGCTTGCGTCATTACCGGTTGGAAACGGGAAGAAGCCAATCTTCACATCCGGATTCGCCTTACGAATCTCTGGAATAGCCCACGTGCCTTGGATATACATGAAGGCTTCGCCATTAGCAAACGCCCGGTTACCATCCGAATACGCTTTACCGAAGTTATCACTATGACCATACTTCATCAGTTCAAGCTGTTTCTCAGCGACCTCACGATACTTCTCCTTGAAAGTGACTTGGTTATCCCGGCGTTGCTGGTAAAAGTCAATGCCTGCGAGATTCGAGCCTAGCGCATTAAAGGGCAAGCTTGTCTGCCAGTCATCCTTATAAGTGAAGTAAAAGGGAATTTTGCCTGCATCCTTAATTTGTTGGGCGGTAGCGATGAGCTCATCCCATGTCTTAGGCACGTCCAGGCCCATTTCGTTAAACAACGTTTTGTTGTACATGATGCCGTTTGCATTTGTTGCGTATGGAATACCTGTCACTTCATCCATTCCCGTAACATCCTTTAGCATCTGTATGTAATTGGGGTCAATCGTCTTGAGTAGAGAGCTATCTGTCAGATCGGTAAAAATATCACTTTGAGCCAGTGTGGAATAGGTATCCGTCGCACCCATTGCCATAATATCGGGTATGTCATTCTTGACGACCCTGGTCTTCAGAACCGTCTCGGCATCTGGAGGGTTGACCTGAGTGACCTGAATATCAGCATGCGCTGCGTTGAAGGTTTGGATCAATTCGTCAAAAGTTGCTTTTGCCTCAGGCTTGTTCTGGAAAAACTCAATCTGCACTTTGCCATTCGCGCTATCTCTGCCTGTACAGGAAGATAGAAGTACAGCCATCATTCCACACAGCAATAACGCCCCGAGAGCCTTAGTAATCGATGTTCTCATGTTGTACCTCCTTTGCTTAATATGTAAATACATACCCATAGAGTACATAGAGGAACCATTTGTAATTCTTCCATATTCTCTATGTATATCTGCACTTACATCAATCGACAATAAACGCCCTTTCTTATTTCTAAAACGATTTCGGCTAAAATGAATCAAACGATCTATTCTGCTCAAGGGATGGAAAAGAACCAAAAAAGAGACATCGGAATTCATCCAATGTCTCTCATTTAGTAGCTTTACGGCCTATAACAGCCTGCTGTCATTCTATATATACGGATGTTCAATTTTTGGGCAAAGCATTGCGTAAACGTTTAGCGCGGTAGCTCTGAAATGCACGGATTAACATGCCAATAATAATCATCACTACACCAATGTTGATCGCAACATCTGCGAGATTCAAAATGCCGCGTCCAGAAGGGAACACTAGGAAATCCGTTACCCGGGCGTAAATGAATCGATCCAGCGCATTACCGAGGGCTCCACCTACCATGAAACCAGCGCCAGCCTGCATCCAGAAACCACGTATCTCCCCTTTTCGGCGGTAATATAGAATGCCTGCGATGAAGAGGACAGCAATCACGCCAAATAGTCGCGCATTTCCCTGAAACAGACTGCCGGCCATACCCGTGTTCTCGTAATGTTGGAGCTGCATGCCTGAGTCGCCGAGTCTCATTACATCTCCAACTTCCATATACATCCTCACTGCAATCTTGGTTCCCTGATCCACCAAGGTCACCAGCAGTGCCACAAAATAAAACAGCATCGTGCCTTCTCCTCCTGTCTAACCGTGCAATTCTGAGCGATAACTACTTTAGAATTAATAATAGGATTATTAAAATGATTTCTAATAGTGCGTGTTCAAAAAGGTCGGTTTTCAGTACCAAGAAGATGGGATAAAGATAGAAATGGAGTAGCGGAGCGTAGGCAAAACTACGTGAGCAACGGACATTTCGGCTGAATCCCATATTCGACGCTGAGATGCCTCATGGCATCCTTCGTAATCAAAAGCGGACTTTTTGAACAACCTCTAATATTAAAAATTTTGTCTATTATGTTCCCCTTACTTTACCACAGCGGGTACTTGGTCTCCAAATGACTCCCCTGATGCGCAACACAGTTCACCACCTCTGATATGCCCGTCTCGTCCATCTGCATCCAGCAGGTACCCGCCCAAGCCATGTCGAATGTAGACAACAATCATATTGAAGAGGAGCTGCCCGAATTTGAATCTATCACTGACAGAGAAGTTAAAGGGAATGCAACAGGAAGAAAAGCAGCTGATCTTCCACACATTTCATTCAGAAACAGCACTTCAGCTAGGCCTACATCTCGTCGCAGAAGCCAAACGCCGTTCACAAGCCGTAACCATCGACATCACATTGAAGGGACATCGTCTGTTCTTGCATGCGATGGAGGGTACACATCCCGACAATGAAAACTGGATTAGACGTAAAAATAATGTGGTGAACCACTTCTCCTCCAGCTCTTGGCACACCGCCCTGCGACTGAGAAACGAGAATCAATCCCTTGAGCAAAATTATGACCTGCCTGACGCAGACTATGTACTGGCTGGAGGTGCTTTCCCCCTAATCCTTGAAAATGAGGGGCAAGTGGGCACCATCACCGTTTCAGGCTTGCCCGACGAGGAAGACCATGATCTGGTCACCGCTGGCATTCGTTCATTTTTGTTACAGCAAGGCTATATCAATTGAACTAAAGAATAGTTACACTTGACACTTCGATGACAGAATAACTTTCCGACCGCTTCGCTTCTCCATGTTATTTCTGTCCTCTCTGTTCTCGTGTAAATGTTTCGTTCAATTGATATAGATAAAATACAAAACAAAAACTCCCATCATCGTAAGAAGTAGAATTCGAAACATCTACCTCTATTTATGATGGGAGCATTTTATTTTTTTAAACACGCTTCGATGCTTATAAATACTTTGAGATCGTCAGGATGAAAGCTGAGACTCAGGCTAACGCATTAAGACGGGTTACGATCCTTCATGATGTGGTATAGATTGCCGAAACTACCGGACAATATACCTGCAATCGGAAATACCACCCAATTGATGTCCCAACGATGCATTACAAATCCTGTGAATAGAAAGATAGCTATCGCCAGCGGCCATATTACAGCCTCCACGGCCTTCACAGCACGCACTTCTTCCTTCTTCTCTGCTGTTAAATAGTGATCCTCCATCAATGTGGTGTAAGCCCCTTGAATATTACCATAATACACAAACAAAAATACGCCCACTCCCGCCATCACCATAAATGCAGTTACACCATAAGGAGCATAGTTATCGTTCAGATACGCCGCTGCGAATATAAGAGCCGGAGCCAGAATACACAAACTGACGCCCGTTATAAGTGCTACTCGGTAGGTCAGCGCGAAGTTTGCCTGGTTACGCTGAAGGTTCTGCTTAAGTGAATATGGCAGTTGAAAACCTTCCTCCAAGTAACTGAACCGTTCAAGCTTCATACCACTATGAATGAACATGCCGACAGCAATGGCAACGAGCAGAAACATGCCAATCAGACCTATTACAGTGCCTGTATCGATGGAACTCTGCGCTGCTGACATACCATAATTCTCAGCTAATGTGCTCATGAAGATCAGAAAACCTACGCCGAATGCACAGAGCAAAACCCCAAGCCCTGTCCATAAGCCTGCACTTCTCTTCGCGTCAGTGTATGCATAGGCCTGTTCCTCAGTCAATACAGGTACTGATTCCTCCATCCGGGCTGGCTCTATTCCAAGTTCAGCGGTAAGCTCCTCAATATTCCCGAACTCGGAGATCACAATCCCGATCGCCTCATTCTCCGACTTGCCTTCTCGTTTCAATTCCAGATACTTATCTTCCATTCCGGTTAAGAGCTCCTGCTTCAGACGCTCTACCTCGGGGGTTCTCGGAAGATTTGCAAACATGTTCTCCAGATAGACCATAATTGTCTCCATGCTCAGTCACAGCTCCCTGATAAATAGATTAACAACCTCCTGCGTAACCTTCCATTCCTCACACTTTTCCCGGTAGTAGTCCAGACCCAATGGGGTAATCCGGTAATAGGTACGACGCTTGCCCAGACTCTCAT
It includes:
- a CDS encoding carbohydrate ABC transporter permease; protein product: MRSRLGTNWLVMLLVVLGTLFILFPLYMTVTIALKNPEQMAQSVFAIPTTLHWENFASAIEMTNFFQSFRNSAMVTASTVVLTLLSNSMVAYAISRNMEKRKFFKGLYYYFVSAMFIPFPIIMLPIVKLTSSLEMTNLLGLTLLHTVYGLAFNVFVYVGYIRSIPVTLEEAAYVDGATTWGTFWRIIFPLMAPISATVGILTCLSTYNDFLLPLVIISDPSQYTLPLVQYVFQGQFNTDFNLAFASYLLALLPMIIIYLFAQKWIINGVTQGSIK
- a CDS encoding carbohydrate ABC transporter permease — translated: MNKRMAPYYWMTVPAVVLFFVFMTLPAIQGIYYSFTNYNGFGKQYDFVGFKNYFNLFRDDNVGNAYWFTFKFAIVVTILTNILSLLIALGLNAKIKFRNFFRGIYFLPNILSVLIVGYIFNYLFSNVFPIWGQNLGINALSTNILGSESLAWIGIVIVAVWQSVALNTILYLAGLQTISPTLYEASNIDGAGKWREFWSITFPLIAPFFTINMVLAMKNSLMVFDQIVALTNGGPGRATQSISHLIYTGGFEGGEYAYQSANSVIYFIVIAVISILQIRFLQRREMDL
- a CDS encoding ABC transporter substrate-binding protein, which encodes MRTSITKALGALLLCGMMAVLLSSCTGRDSANGKVQIEFFQNKPEAKATFDELIQTFNAAHADIQVTQVNPPDAETVLKTRVVKNDIPDIMAMGATDTYSTLAQSDIFTDLTDSSLLKTIDPNYIQMLKDVTGMDEVTGIPYATNANGIMYNKTLFNEMGLDVPKTWDELIATAQQIKDAGKIPFYFTYKDDWQTSLPFNALGSNLAGIDFYQQRRDNQVTFKEKYREVAEKQLELMKYGHSDNFGKAYSDGNRAFANGEAFMYIQGTWAIPEIRKANPDVKIGFFPFPTGNDASQIKLVNGIDSLFTIAADTPNREQAEEFIAFLLEPDNIGRYIDEQTLFSAVEGVKQDDPAVQELMPYIEQGKVIDFADHYIPAAVQLNSIVQSFLQNQNIDNYLDTLDKEWDKVANRR
- the lspA gene encoding signal peptidase II; protein product: MLFYFVALLVTLVDQGTKIAVRMYMEVGDVMRLGDSGMQLQHYENTGMAGSLFQGNARLFGVIAVLFIAGILYYRRKGEIRGFWMQAGAGFMVGGALGNALDRFIYARVTDFLVFPSGRGILNLADVAINIGVVMIIIGMLIRAFQSYRAKRLRNALPKN
- a CDS encoding heme-degrading domain-containing protein; its protein translation is MNLSLTEKLKGMQQEEKQLIFHTFHSETALQLGLHLVAEAKRRSQAVTIDITLKGHRLFLHAMEGTHPDNENWIRRKNNVVNHFSSSSWHTALRLRNENQSLEQNYDLPDADYVLAGGAFPLILENEGQVGTITVSGLPDEEDHDLVTAGIRSFLLQQGYIN
- a CDS encoding permease prefix domain 1-containing protein yields the protein METIMVYLENMFANLPRTPEVERLKQELLTGMEDKYLELKREGKSENEAIGIVISEFGNIEELTAELGIEPARMEESVPVLTEEQAYAYTDAKRSAGLWTGLGVLLCAFGVGFLIFMSTLAENYGMSAAQSSIDTGTVIGLIGMFLLVAIAVGMFIHSGMKLERFSYLEEGFQLPYSLKQNLQRNQANFALTYRVALITGVSLCILAPALIFAAAYLNDNYAPYGVTAFMVMAGVGVFLFVYYGNIQGAYTTLMEDHYLTAEKKEEVRAVKAVEAVIWPLAIAIFLFTGFVMHRWDINWVVFPIAGILSGSFGNLYHIMKDRNPS